A single region of the Solwaraspora sp. WMMD791 genome encodes:
- a CDS encoding glutamate mutase L, whose translation MSVAVCADVGSTVTKVVVVDVADGALLASAAHPTTVGSDVWEGLAAAVTAAGAGVPGGVRGAPWLVCSSAGGGLRLAVVGYEPLVTARAGVRVGLSAGARVVHVAAGRLDAPEVARLRAAAPDVVLLVGGTDGGDVEVLLHNAARLASAGMSTPVVVAGNVQGRAVAGAALRAAGLAVTVADNVLPRLGVLAPASARAAVREVFLRHVIGGSGLSRDGRFASSVRAATPDAVVSGVGVLADRVGADVLVVDVGGATTDVYSVVAPDGEPAGAEPVSTPEVAGWWGQARTVEGDLGVRVGAAGVVAAAVAERLVGDAEAVALTAAAARRVACPGLVPVDDAGRAVDLRLVELAAVVAVRRHARGGGQEPGGGRDLRRVRWLVGSGGVLRHASAADAVGVLRRLADDRGGGWLVPRAAVPVVDASYVLAAAGLLVGEFPQAAAGLVERYVLAASGVASGGRRGVGGDTPVDTR comes from the coding sequence GTGAGCGTGGCGGTGTGTGCCGATGTCGGGTCGACGGTGACGAAGGTCGTGGTGGTGGATGTGGCCGACGGGGCGCTGCTGGCGTCGGCGGCGCATCCGACGACGGTGGGCTCGGACGTGTGGGAGGGTCTGGCGGCGGCGGTGACGGCGGCGGGGGCGGGGGTGCCGGGCGGGGTACGGGGTGCGCCGTGGCTGGTGTGTTCGTCGGCGGGTGGTGGGCTGCGGCTGGCGGTGGTGGGGTATGAGCCGTTGGTGACGGCGCGGGCCGGGGTCCGGGTGGGGTTGTCGGCGGGGGCGCGGGTGGTGCACGTGGCGGCGGGCCGGTTGGACGCGCCGGAGGTGGCACGGCTGCGGGCGGCGGCACCGGACGTGGTGCTGCTGGTCGGGGGGACCGACGGCGGTGACGTGGAGGTGCTGCTGCACAACGCGGCGAGGTTGGCGTCGGCGGGAATGTCGACGCCGGTGGTGGTGGCGGGCAACGTGCAGGGGCGGGCGGTGGCGGGCGCCGCGTTGCGGGCTGCGGGGTTGGCGGTGACGGTGGCGGACAACGTGCTGCCCCGGTTGGGGGTGTTGGCACCGGCGTCGGCGCGGGCTGCGGTGCGGGAGGTCTTTCTGCGACATGTGATCGGCGGCTCGGGGTTGTCGCGTGACGGCCGGTTCGCGTCGAGCGTGCGGGCGGCGACGCCGGACGCGGTGGTGTCGGGGGTGGGGGTCCTCGCTGACCGGGTGGGGGCCGATGTGCTGGTGGTCGACGTGGGCGGGGCGACGACGGACGTGTATTCGGTGGTGGCGCCGGACGGTGAGCCGGCGGGTGCCGAACCGGTGTCCACGCCGGAGGTGGCCGGCTGGTGGGGTCAGGCTCGCACGGTGGAGGGCGACCTGGGGGTGCGGGTGGGTGCGGCGGGGGTGGTCGCTGCGGCGGTGGCGGAGCGTCTGGTCGGTGACGCCGAGGCGGTGGCGTTGACGGCGGCGGCGGCGCGGCGGGTGGCGTGTCCGGGTCTGGTGCCGGTCGACGACGCGGGTCGGGCGGTGGATCTGCGGCTGGTGGAGTTGGCGGCGGTGGTGGCGGTGCGTCGGCACGCGCGTGGGGGCGGGCAGGAGCCGGGCGGTGGGCGGGATCTGCGGCGGGTGCGGTGGCTGGTGGGTTCGGGTGGGGTGTTGCGGCACGCGTCGGCGGCTGACGCGGTCGGGGTGTTGCGGCGGCTGGCCGACGACCGGGGTGGTGGCTGGTTGGTGCCGCGGGCGGCGGTGCCGGTGGTCGACGCGTCGTACGTGTTGGCGGCGGCGGGTCTGCTGGTGGGGGAGTTTCCGCAGGCGGCGGCGGGTCTGGTGGAGCGTTACGTGCTGGCCGCGTCGGGGGTTGCGTCTGGTGGTCGGCGGGGTGTCGGTGGGGACACGCCGGTCGACACGCGGTAG
- a CDS encoding hotdog domain-containing protein, whose protein sequence is MSAVVGLSVTHRRYVPYGHAHYAGGLVDGAYVLGLFGDVATELCIRGDGDEGLFAGYDEVRFVAPVRAGDVVEATGTVVRVGVRSRSVRFECAVVCRGRPELSVSAARVVVPPLVAVTATGTVVVPAAGGAE, encoded by the coding sequence GTGAGCGCGGTGGTCGGGTTGTCGGTGACGCATCGGCGGTACGTGCCGTACGGGCACGCGCACTACGCGGGTGGTCTGGTCGACGGCGCGTACGTGCTGGGTCTGTTCGGTGACGTGGCGACGGAGTTGTGTATCCGGGGTGACGGCGACGAAGGGTTGTTCGCGGGCTACGACGAGGTGCGGTTCGTGGCTCCGGTGCGGGCCGGGGACGTGGTGGAGGCGACCGGGACGGTGGTACGGGTGGGGGTGCGCAGCCGGTCGGTGCGGTTCGAGTGCGCGGTGGTGTGTCGGGGGCGGCCGGAACTGTCGGTGTCGGCGGCGCGGGTGGTGGTGCCGCCGTTGGTGGCGGTGACGGCGACGGGGACGGTGGTGGTGCCGGCGGCGGGTGGTGCCGAGTGA
- a CDS encoding OAM dimerization domain-containing protein, with the protein MTVAEVVRPYGDTTGDGMVQVSFTLPVPAGKRAEGAAAQLAQKMGLEAVMVVHAAPVGEGFTFFVVYGRVRHLVDLSAVRVVERDFPLLAAKEVNAAVRAGLGRRLSVVGACIGTDAHTVGIDAILNVKGIAGEKGLEYYREFAVVNMGAQVPVAELVEEAVRVDADAILVSQVVTQRDAHLHNVRELSAAVREAVPAARRPLLVVGGPRFDELMARELGVDRIFGRGATPREVASYLVHAVVARARVAA; encoded by the coding sequence GTGACGGTGGCTGAGGTGGTGCGTCCGTACGGGGACACGACCGGTGACGGGATGGTGCAGGTGTCGTTCACGTTGCCGGTGCCGGCGGGTAAGCGGGCGGAGGGCGCGGCGGCGCAGTTGGCGCAGAAGATGGGGCTCGAGGCGGTGATGGTGGTGCACGCTGCGCCGGTCGGGGAGGGTTTCACGTTCTTCGTGGTGTACGGGCGGGTGCGTCATCTGGTGGATCTGTCGGCGGTGCGGGTGGTGGAGCGGGACTTTCCGTTGTTGGCGGCCAAGGAGGTCAATGCGGCGGTGCGGGCCGGGCTGGGGCGCCGGTTGTCGGTGGTGGGGGCGTGTATCGGTACGGACGCGCACACGGTCGGCATCGACGCGATTCTCAACGTCAAGGGAATCGCAGGGGAGAAGGGTTTGGAGTACTACCGGGAGTTCGCGGTGGTCAACATGGGGGCGCAGGTGCCGGTGGCGGAGCTGGTGGAGGAGGCGGTGCGGGTGGACGCGGACGCGATCCTGGTCTCCCAGGTGGTGACACAACGTGATGCGCATTTGCACAATGTGCGGGAGCTGTCGGCGGCGGTGCGGGAGGCGGTGCCGGCGGCGCGGCGGCCGTTGCTGGTGGTCGGTGGTCCCCGGTTCGACGAGTTGATGGCGCGCGAGTTGGGGGTGGACCGGATCTTCGGTCGGGGTGCGACACCGCGTGAGGTGGCGAGTTACCTGGTGCACGCGGTGGTGGCCCGGGCCCGGGTGGCGGCGTGA
- a CDS encoding lysine 5,6-aminomutase subunit alpha: MSGVLGLDPVVVARARELAARAGAPVVELARSRTTVSVERAVLRLMGVAGADAEGIPWVNRLVDAVADQVGLGLGVAVPVCDAVLRGGASRVDGAALTRLAQEAASGGVRFEVPVGAAAQAARRWARAAAAVGVGRVDRARRERERLVARWGDPPRRPWVYLIVATGDIHEDVPQAQAAARAGADVIAVIRSTGQSLLDYVPEGATREGFAGTYATQENFRLMRAALDEVSAEVGRYVRLTNYASGLCMPEMAALAGLERLDMMLNDSMYGILFRDINPVRTFVDQRFSRQVHARAGIIINTGEDNYLTTADAVEAAHTVTVSQLLNEFFAREAGLADWQLGLGHAFEIDPSVPESFRLELAHALLARELFPEAPLKWMPPTRHMTGDVFRGNLLNGFFNLAGVLTGQGILLVGMMTEAVATPWLSDRDIALQNVRYVLGAAGGLAEDFVPAPGGFIQRRAGQVLGEAVELLERIVDGSLLSAIADGTFGVMRRPVDGGKGRDGVVAQADGYVNPVSELLAEPVGGGDGG; encoded by the coding sequence GTGAGCGGGGTGTTGGGCCTGGACCCGGTGGTGGTGGCGCGGGCGCGGGAGCTGGCGGCGCGGGCGGGTGCGCCGGTGGTGGAGTTGGCCCGTAGCCGTACGACGGTGTCGGTGGAGCGGGCGGTGCTGCGGTTGATGGGGGTGGCCGGGGCGGACGCGGAGGGGATTCCGTGGGTGAACCGCTTGGTGGACGCGGTGGCGGATCAGGTGGGGTTGGGGTTGGGGGTGGCGGTGCCGGTGTGTGACGCGGTGCTGCGGGGTGGGGCGTCACGGGTGGACGGGGCGGCGTTGACCCGGTTGGCGCAGGAGGCGGCGTCGGGTGGGGTGCGGTTCGAGGTGCCGGTGGGTGCGGCGGCGCAGGCGGCGCGGCGGTGGGCGCGGGCGGCGGCGGCGGTCGGGGTGGGGCGGGTGGACAGGGCGCGGCGGGAGCGGGAGCGGCTGGTGGCGCGGTGGGGTGATCCGCCGCGGCGGCCGTGGGTGTATCTGATCGTGGCGACGGGGGACATCCATGAGGATGTGCCGCAGGCGCAGGCGGCGGCACGGGCCGGTGCGGATGTGATCGCGGTGATCCGCTCGACGGGGCAGTCGTTGTTGGACTACGTGCCGGAGGGGGCGACGCGGGAGGGGTTCGCGGGGACGTACGCGACGCAGGAGAACTTCCGGTTGATGCGGGCGGCGTTGGACGAGGTGTCAGCCGAGGTGGGTCGATATGTGCGGTTGACGAATTACGCGTCGGGTCTGTGTATGCCGGAGATGGCGGCGTTGGCTGGTCTGGAACGGCTGGACATGATGTTGAACGATTCGATGTACGGGATTTTGTTCCGGGACATCAATCCGGTGCGGACGTTCGTCGATCAGCGGTTTTCTCGGCAGGTGCACGCGCGGGCGGGCATCATCATCAACACTGGTGAGGACAATTATCTGACGACGGCGGACGCGGTGGAGGCGGCGCACACGGTGACGGTGTCGCAGCTGCTGAACGAGTTCTTCGCCCGGGAGGCGGGGCTGGCGGACTGGCAGTTGGGGCTGGGGCACGCGTTCGAGATCGATCCGTCGGTGCCGGAGTCGTTCCGGTTGGAGCTGGCGCATGCGTTGTTGGCGCGGGAGTTGTTTCCGGAGGCGCCGTTGAAGTGGATGCCGCCGACTCGGCACATGACCGGTGACGTGTTCCGGGGGAATCTGCTGAACGGGTTCTTCAATTTGGCGGGGGTGTTGACGGGGCAGGGGATTCTGCTGGTCGGCATGATGACGGAGGCGGTGGCGACGCCGTGGCTCAGTGACCGGGACATCGCGTTGCAGAACGTGCGGTACGTGCTGGGTGCGGCCGGGGGTCTGGCGGAGGATTTCGTTCCGGCGCCGGGTGGGTTCATTCAACGGCGGGCCGGGCAGGTGCTGGGCGAGGCGGTGGAGTTGTTGGAGCGGATCGTCGACGGGTCGTTGTTGTCGGCGATCGCCGACGGAACGTTCGGTGTGATGCGTCGGCCGGTGGACGGCGGTAAGGGCCGTGACGGGGTCGTGGCGCAGGCCGACGGGTACGTCAATCCGGTGTCGGAGTTGTTGGCGGAGCCGGTGGGTGGTGGTGACGGTGGCTGA
- a CDS encoding amidohydrolase family protein, translating to MTNPAMVSGADLPAVLYRGGRLYCPAQPGATALLVRDGRIAWLGVDADAPRADVVVDLDRAVVTPAFVDAHVHATDTGLVSSGLDLSAVRSPQELLDRVAGFAAGLPGDAVVLGHGWDESTWGRAVPPDAGQLSRAAGGRRVYLSQASMHSALVSQALLAAVPSAPTTEADVPAVGGVPGWVRADAHHAVRAAAFGALGAVQRAGAQRAALESAARAGIAAVHECGGPVISSEADFAGVLAMSGDGLPEVYGYWGELMGLQRARELGAVGAGGDLFVDGAFGSGTAYVSRPYVDRDGCGRCFLTADQVAAHLVECVRWGVQGGFHAIGDAALSAVADGFAAAARQVGVDRLRAGRHRVEHVELLDRRVVAAFVEFGVVASVQPAFDRLWGGDSQMYAARLGAERALASNPFAVLHGVGVPLAFGSDSPVTPLDPWGAVRAAAAHFNPASRLAVRSAFAAHTRGGWRALPPGVVDASREGVLALGAAATFAVWSAPAGVSPQGLPVVLADDPAVWGPADPTPLPRCLRTVSRGREIFVAAGQVAVGAG from the coding sequence ATGACGAATCCTGCGATGGTGTCCGGTGCCGATCTGCCGGCGGTGCTGTACCGGGGTGGCCGGTTGTACTGTCCGGCGCAGCCGGGGGCGACGGCGTTGCTGGTGCGCGACGGCCGGATCGCCTGGTTGGGGGTGGACGCGGACGCGCCCCGGGCCGACGTGGTGGTGGACCTGGACCGGGCGGTGGTGACGCCGGCGTTCGTGGATGCCCACGTGCACGCGACGGACACCGGTCTGGTGTCGTCCGGGCTGGATCTGTCGGCGGTGCGGTCGCCGCAGGAGCTGCTGGACCGGGTGGCGGGGTTCGCGGCGGGGCTGCCGGGTGACGCGGTGGTGCTGGGGCACGGCTGGGACGAGTCGACGTGGGGGCGGGCCGTGCCGCCGGACGCGGGGCAGTTGTCGAGGGCGGCCGGCGGCCGTCGGGTGTACCTGTCGCAGGCGTCGATGCATTCGGCGTTGGTGTCGCAGGCGCTGCTGGCGGCGGTGCCGTCGGCGCCGACGACCGAGGCGGACGTGCCGGCGGTTGGCGGGGTGCCGGGTTGGGTGCGGGCGGATGCGCATCATGCGGTGCGGGCGGCGGCGTTCGGTGCGTTGGGTGCGGTGCAGCGGGCGGGCGCGCAGCGGGCGGCGTTGGAGTCGGCGGCGCGGGCGGGGATCGCGGCGGTGCACGAGTGCGGTGGTCCGGTCATCTCGTCGGAGGCGGATTTCGCCGGTGTGTTGGCGATGTCGGGGGACGGGCTGCCGGAGGTGTACGGCTACTGGGGCGAGTTGATGGGGCTGCAGCGGGCGCGGGAGCTGGGTGCGGTGGGTGCCGGGGGTGATCTGTTCGTTGATGGCGCGTTCGGTTCGGGTACGGCGTACGTGTCGCGGCCGTACGTCGACCGGGATGGCTGTGGTCGGTGTTTTCTGACCGCGGATCAGGTGGCGGCGCATCTGGTGGAGTGTGTCCGGTGGGGAGTGCAGGGCGGGTTCCACGCGATCGGTGACGCGGCGTTGTCGGCGGTGGCGGACGGATTCGCGGCGGCGGCGCGTCAGGTCGGGGTGGATCGGCTGCGGGCGGGTCGGCACCGGGTGGAGCATGTGGAGCTGCTGGATCGGCGGGTGGTGGCGGCGTTCGTGGAGTTCGGGGTGGTGGCGAGCGTGCAGCCGGCGTTCGATCGGTTGTGGGGTGGTGACAGTCAGATGTACGCGGCCCGGTTGGGTGCGGAGCGGGCGTTGGCGTCGAATCCGTTCGCGGTGCTGCACGGGGTGGGGGTGCCGTTGGCGTTCGGGTCGGATTCGCCGGTGACGCCGCTGGATCCGTGGGGTGCGGTGCGGGCGGCGGCGGCGCATTTCAATCCGGCGTCGCGGTTGGCGGTGCGGTCGGCGTTCGCGGCGCATACCCGGGGCGGGTGGCGGGCGTTGCCGCCGGGGGTGGTGGACGCGTCCCGGGAGGGGGTGTTGGCGTTGGGTGCGGCGGCGACGTTCGCGGTGTGGTCGGCTCCGGCGGGGGTGTCGCCACAGGGATTGCCGGTGGTGTTGGCGGATGATCCGGCGGTGTGGGGTCCGGCGGATCCGACGCCGTTGCCGCGGTGTCTGCGGACGGTGTCGCGGGGGCGGGAGATCTTCGTGGCGGCGGGGCAGGTCGCGGTGGGTGCGGGGTGA
- a CDS encoding zinc-binding alcohol dehydrogenase has protein sequence MSPVGLHRVREPVGALPQAAWRLDTDPRIADDEIRIRVERLNLDAASFRQLREAHGGDGAAVRAEVAGIIARRGKMHNPVTGSGGMLIGTVDAVGSRSTAGVRVGQRVASLVSLTLTPLVVTDGLAGWDGTGEQVPCTGHAILFGRTVVAPLPADLPDRLALAVFDVCGAPALTDRVVRRQVPADPRAGLSVAVLGAAGKSGCLAVAAARRAGAARTVGVVPTRAEHDRLAATGLASAVVVADARDPVAVSAAVREVLGGGADVTVVCVDVPGCEHGAVLSTADGGTVVFFSMATSFAAAALGAEGLAADVTMLVGNGFVPGHAEFAVGLLRAEPGVRALFEARLTAD, from the coding sequence CTGTCGCCGGTCGGTCTGCATCGGGTGCGCGAGCCGGTCGGGGCATTGCCGCAGGCGGCCTGGCGGTTGGACACCGACCCCCGGATCGCCGACGACGAGATCCGGATCCGGGTGGAGCGGCTCAACCTCGACGCGGCCAGCTTCCGCCAGCTGCGCGAGGCGCACGGCGGTGACGGTGCGGCGGTGCGAGCCGAGGTCGCGGGGATCATTGCGCGGCGGGGGAAGATGCACAACCCGGTGACCGGCTCCGGTGGGATGCTGATCGGCACCGTCGACGCCGTCGGTTCCCGGTCGACCGCCGGTGTGCGGGTGGGGCAGCGGGTGGCCAGCCTGGTCTCGTTGACGTTGACGCCGTTGGTGGTCACCGACGGGCTGGCGGGTTGGGACGGTACCGGCGAGCAGGTGCCGTGTACGGGGCACGCGATCCTGTTCGGCCGTACCGTGGTGGCACCGCTGCCGGCTGATCTGCCGGACCGGCTGGCGCTGGCGGTGTTCGACGTGTGCGGCGCGCCGGCGTTGACCGACCGGGTGGTGCGCCGGCAGGTGCCGGCGGATCCGCGTGCGGGGTTGTCGGTCGCGGTACTGGGCGCGGCGGGCAAGAGTGGCTGTCTCGCGGTGGCGGCGGCGCGGCGGGCGGGAGCCGCCCGTACGGTCGGGGTGGTGCCGACCCGGGCGGAGCATGACCGGTTGGCGGCGACTGGTCTGGCGTCGGCGGTGGTGGTGGCGGACGCGCGGGATCCGGTGGCGGTGTCGGCCGCCGTGCGCGAGGTCCTGGGTGGCGGGGCCGATGTGACGGTGGTCTGTGTCGACGTGCCCGGCTGTGAGCACGGGGCGGTGTTGTCGACCGCGGATGGTGGAACGGTGGTGTTCTTCTCGATGGCGACGAGCTTCGCGGCGGCGGCGTTGGGCGCCGAGGGGCTGGCGGCGGATGTGACGATGCTGGTCGGCAACGGGTTCGTGCCGGGTCATGCGGAGTTCGCGGTGGGGCTGCTGCGTGCCGAGCCGGGGGTTCGGGCGTTGTTCGAGGCCCGGCTGACGGCAGACTGA